A single genomic interval of Stieleria maiorica harbors:
- the nifJ gene encoding pyruvate:ferredoxin (flavodoxin) oxidoreductase, whose translation MQDKFATLDGNEAVARVAYATNEVIAIYPITPATPMGEFADGWSAAGIPNAWATVPQVVEMQSEGGAAGALHGSLQAGALTTTFTASQGLLLMLPNMFKIAGELTPAVIHVSARSLATHALSIFGDHSDVMAARTTGFGMLASSSVQEAHDLALIAQASTLRARVPLLHFFDGFRTSHEINKIRLIDPATIEAMIDTDLVKQHRYRSLDPDRPVLRGTAQNPDVFFQAREAVNPFYDAVPEIVQSEMDRFAQLTGRSYQLFDFVGAADAERVLVMMGSGCGAAEEAVQTLNRDGGRVGLLKVRLFRPLDVDRLIDALPKSVQRIAVLDRTKEPGAIGEPLYQDVVTAFTQASWSRSLSIPRVIGGRYGLSSKEFTPAMAMAVFCELTVDAPKQHFTIGIHDDVSLLSLPWDESEYKEPSHVTRAVFYGLGSDGTVGANKNTVKILGENTPLHTQGYFVYDSKKAGAVTVSHLRFSPEPIESTYLIRQANFVACHQFNFLRQRDVLEVAARGATFLLNSPYAADAVWDHLPQEIQRHVIDKKLKFYVVDAATIARENNLGGRINTVMQTCFFALSSVLPMDQAMEHMQDAVRKTYGKRGPTIVERNLAAIAASTESIQRVAVPDQASSTLHLSLPVPADSPDFVKRITGMMIAGKGDLLPVSALPVDGTFPTGTAQYEKRNIADQIPIWDADLCIECGLCALVCPHAAIRTKRFDDALIASAPESFPVRISKGADGLAALTVQVAPEDCTGCGVCVDVCPAKSKEVVKHKAIDMLPKSEHLQRERERFNFFSQIPDPDRTKLDTTKVKEAQLMLPLFEYSGACAGCGETPYLKLLSQLFGDRMLVANATGCSSIYGGNLPTTPWSTNAHGRGPAWSNSLFEDNAEFGFGMRLALDGKRDRARALVKQLGGAIGDALATAILDSGQHGEAEIQAQRERVEQLKQRLAAIDSKPASELSAIADALVNRSLWIVGGDGWAYDIGYGGLDHVLASQRNVNIIVLDTGVYSNTGGQASKATPRAATAKFAADGRNVHRKDLGAMAVAYGSVYVAQVAIGANPAQTLRAFHEAESYNGPSLLLAYSHCIAHGIDMSTAMTHQRDLVRSGFWPLYRYDPRDAHAGEHPFHLDSRKPAKPFKEVAMKEARFAMLARSNPDRARELMELAQKDIDDTWHYYQQLAGVERDNPDLQPIEVG comes from the coding sequence GTGCAAGACAAGTTTGCCACCCTGGACGGTAATGAAGCGGTTGCCAGAGTCGCGTACGCGACCAACGAAGTCATCGCCATTTATCCCATCACGCCGGCGACACCGATGGGAGAATTCGCCGACGGCTGGTCGGCGGCCGGCATTCCCAACGCCTGGGCGACGGTTCCACAGGTTGTCGAAATGCAAAGTGAGGGTGGCGCCGCCGGCGCCCTGCACGGTTCGCTTCAAGCCGGTGCGTTGACGACGACCTTCACGGCCTCGCAAGGTCTGTTGTTGATGCTGCCGAACATGTTCAAGATCGCCGGTGAATTGACGCCCGCAGTGATCCACGTTTCGGCCCGAAGTCTTGCCACCCACGCCCTGTCCATCTTCGGTGATCACAGCGACGTGATGGCCGCCCGCACGACCGGGTTCGGAATGTTGGCTTCGTCATCGGTCCAAGAGGCACATGACCTTGCGTTGATCGCCCAGGCGTCCACGTTGCGCGCCCGTGTCCCGCTGCTGCACTTCTTCGACGGCTTTCGAACTTCGCACGAGATCAACAAGATCCGCTTGATCGATCCGGCCACGATCGAGGCGATGATCGACACCGACCTGGTCAAACAGCACCGTTACCGCAGCCTGGATCCCGATCGGCCGGTGCTGCGGGGAACGGCGCAAAATCCCGACGTCTTCTTCCAGGCTCGCGAAGCCGTCAATCCGTTCTACGACGCCGTGCCGGAGATCGTGCAAAGTGAAATGGATCGCTTTGCCCAGCTGACCGGGCGAAGCTACCAGTTGTTTGACTTCGTCGGTGCTGCCGACGCCGAGCGGGTCCTGGTGATGATGGGGTCGGGATGTGGTGCGGCCGAAGAGGCGGTGCAGACACTCAATCGCGACGGCGGCCGAGTCGGATTGTTGAAGGTTCGTCTGTTTCGGCCGCTGGACGTGGATCGTTTGATCGATGCCCTGCCCAAGTCCGTGCAGCGGATCGCGGTGCTCGATCGGACCAAGGAACCCGGCGCGATCGGTGAACCGCTTTACCAGGATGTCGTCACGGCGTTCACCCAGGCGTCGTGGAGTCGATCGTTATCGATCCCACGTGTGATCGGTGGGCGCTATGGCCTTTCCAGCAAAGAGTTCACTCCTGCGATGGCCATGGCGGTCTTTTGTGAATTGACCGTTGATGCGCCCAAGCAGCACTTCACAATCGGCATCCATGACGATGTCTCGCTGCTCAGTCTGCCTTGGGACGAGTCGGAGTACAAGGAACCCTCTCACGTCACCCGCGCCGTGTTCTATGGACTCGGTAGCGATGGGACGGTTGGGGCGAACAAGAACACGGTCAAGATTCTCGGGGAGAACACGCCGCTGCACACGCAAGGCTACTTCGTCTACGACTCCAAAAAGGCCGGCGCCGTCACGGTGTCTCACCTGCGATTCAGTCCCGAACCGATCGAGTCGACGTATCTGATTCGCCAAGCCAACTTCGTCGCCTGTCACCAATTCAATTTTTTGCGGCAACGCGACGTGCTGGAAGTCGCGGCGCGCGGGGCGACGTTTCTGCTGAACAGTCCCTACGCAGCCGACGCCGTCTGGGACCATCTTCCGCAAGAAATCCAGCGGCACGTCATCGACAAGAAACTGAAGTTCTACGTCGTTGATGCGGCCACGATCGCCCGGGAAAACAATCTCGGCGGTCGGATCAACACCGTCATGCAAACGTGTTTCTTCGCCCTCTCGAGTGTCCTGCCGATGGACCAGGCGATGGAGCACATGCAGGATGCGGTCCGCAAGACGTATGGCAAACGCGGACCGACGATCGTCGAGCGAAACTTGGCGGCCATCGCCGCGTCGACCGAATCGATCCAGCGCGTCGCGGTGCCCGATCAGGCGTCCAGCACCCTGCACCTGTCGTTGCCGGTCCCCGCCGATTCACCCGACTTCGTCAAACGTATCACCGGCATGATGATCGCCGGTAAAGGCGACCTGTTGCCGGTCAGCGCCCTGCCGGTTGATGGGACGTTCCCGACCGGCACGGCACAGTACGAAAAACGAAACATCGCTGACCAAATTCCGATCTGGGATGCCGACCTGTGCATCGAATGTGGATTGTGCGCCTTGGTTTGTCCGCACGCCGCGATCCGCACCAAGCGATTTGACGATGCCTTAATCGCATCAGCCCCCGAATCGTTTCCCGTCCGGATTTCCAAGGGCGCCGATGGACTGGCGGCGCTGACCGTTCAAGTCGCCCCGGAGGACTGCACGGGATGCGGCGTCTGTGTTGACGTCTGTCCGGCCAAGAGCAAGGAGGTCGTCAAGCACAAGGCGATCGACATGCTGCCCAAGAGTGAACACCTCCAGCGCGAACGCGAGCGATTCAACTTCTTCAGCCAGATCCCCGACCCGGACCGCACCAAACTGGATACCACCAAGGTCAAAGAAGCCCAATTGATGCTTCCGTTGTTCGAGTATTCCGGCGCTTGTGCCGGTTGCGGTGAAACCCCGTACCTGAAGTTGCTTTCGCAGTTGTTCGGTGACCGAATGTTGGTCGCCAATGCGACGGGATGTTCGTCCATTTACGGTGGAAACCTGCCCACCACGCCTTGGTCGACCAATGCCCATGGCCGTGGGCCCGCGTGGTCGAATTCGCTGTTCGAGGACAACGCCGAATTCGGATTCGGCATGCGGTTGGCGCTGGACGGGAAACGCGATCGCGCTCGAGCGTTGGTCAAACAATTGGGCGGCGCGATCGGCGATGCGCTGGCGACCGCGATCCTGGACAGCGGCCAACACGGCGAAGCGGAGATCCAGGCCCAGCGGGAACGAGTCGAGCAGCTGAAACAGCGATTGGCCGCGATCGATTCCAAGCCGGCATCGGAACTGAGTGCGATCGCCGACGCCTTAGTCAATCGCAGCTTGTGGATCGTCGGCGGTGACGGCTGGGCCTACGACATCGGCTATGGAGGCCTGGACCATGTGCTCGCCTCGCAGCGCAACGTCAACATCATCGTGCTCGATACCGGTGTCTACTCCAACACCGGCGGGCAAGCGTCCAAAGCCACACCGCGGGCCGCGACGGCCAAGTTCGCCGCCGATGGACGCAACGTCCACCGCAAGGATCTGGGGGCGATGGCCGTCGCGTACGGAAGCGTCTACGTCGCCCAAGTCGCGATCGGAGCCAACCCCGCGCAAACCCTGCGAGCGTTCCACGAAGCCGAATCGTACAACGGACCGTCGCTGTTGTTGGCCTACAGCCACTGCATCGCTCACGGTATCGACATGTCGACCGCGATGACTCACCAACGCGACTTGGTCCGCAGCGGGTTCTGGCCGCTGTATCGCTACGATCCCCGCGACGCCCACGCCGGCGAACATCCCTTCCATTTGGACAGTCGCAAACCGGCCAAACCCTTCAAGGAGGTCGCGATGAAGGAAGCCCGTTTCGCCATGTTGGCACGCTCCAATCCTGATCGGGCGCGTGAATTGATGGAACTCGCCCAGAAAGACATCGACGACACCTGGCACTACTACCAACAACTGGCCGGTGTCGAACGTGATAATCCCGACCTGCAACCAATTGAAGTGGGATAG
- a CDS encoding RNA polymerase sigma factor RpoD/SigA: MSSDNGRATLDAFSQTPSDSFADRKLTTVFRPDSSSRPAAANRRGNRAPSQPDAAGKGVDWAQSAEDPVQLYLLRIQRAGLLTREQETLLARKIDLHRKRFRVSLLAADFVLRDAVGLLTRVHAGELRFDRYVQVAVSDQLEKDQILGRMPHNLRTLEALVRQNHDDYQRVIATTNRRRRDALWNKILHRRRRAIRLVEELGLRIEFLSRQTEKLFAIDRRVQQLADRDDPAAKAELAEILASVQQTPEAFSRQITRIRNAHAQFNTAKNELCESNLRLVVSIAKKYRNRGLAFLDLIQEGNAGLIRAVEKFEHQRGFKFCTYATWWIRQAITRAICDQGRTIRVPAHVNPEITRIKRIDNDLRHELGRAPSDEEIASAAETSSEQAEVILRAGQSLASLQQPVGADENGELGDLIEASHSERPERNTDLRMLNQRLHRILEERLSWREREILKMRFGLGDGHEYTLTEVSQVFRVSRERVRQIENRALKKLAEGGSNAQLIGFVD; the protein is encoded by the coding sequence ATGTCTTCCGACAACGGTCGTGCAACGCTGGATGCGTTTTCTCAAACGCCTTCTGATTCGTTTGCCGACCGGAAACTCACCACCGTTTTTCGCCCTGATTCGTCCTCGCGCCCTGCGGCCGCGAATCGCCGGGGGAATCGCGCGCCGAGCCAGCCAGACGCGGCGGGAAAGGGGGTGGATTGGGCCCAGTCGGCGGAGGATCCCGTGCAACTGTATCTGCTGCGGATTCAACGCGCCGGCTTATTGACCAGGGAGCAAGAGACATTGCTGGCGCGCAAGATCGACCTGCATCGCAAGCGTTTTCGCGTCAGTCTGCTGGCGGCCGATTTCGTTCTGCGCGATGCGGTCGGGTTGCTCACCCGGGTCCATGCGGGCGAGCTGCGGTTCGACCGGTACGTTCAGGTCGCTGTGAGCGACCAGCTGGAAAAAGACCAGATCTTAGGCCGCATGCCGCATAATCTGCGCACCTTGGAAGCCTTGGTTCGGCAAAACCACGACGATTACCAGCGGGTGATCGCGACGACCAACCGCCGCCGTCGTGACGCGCTGTGGAACAAGATTCTTCATCGCCGTCGCCGGGCGATCCGATTGGTCGAAGAATTGGGGCTGCGGATCGAGTTTTTGAGTCGACAGACCGAAAAACTGTTCGCCATCGATCGCCGCGTGCAGCAATTGGCCGATCGAGACGATCCTGCTGCGAAGGCGGAATTGGCCGAGATCCTGGCAAGTGTCCAACAGACGCCCGAAGCTTTCTCACGGCAAATCACTCGGATTCGAAACGCACACGCCCAGTTCAATACGGCCAAAAACGAGCTGTGCGAATCGAACCTGCGGCTGGTCGTGTCGATCGCCAAAAAGTATCGCAATCGCGGCCTGGCATTTTTGGATTTGATCCAGGAAGGCAACGCGGGATTGATCCGGGCGGTCGAGAAATTCGAACACCAGCGCGGATTCAAATTCTGTACCTACGCGACATGGTGGATTCGTCAGGCGATCACACGTGCGATTTGCGACCAAGGCCGAACGATTCGGGTGCCGGCCCACGTGAATCCAGAAATCACTCGGATCAAACGTATCGACAACGACTTGCGTCACGAACTCGGACGTGCCCCCTCGGACGAAGAGATTGCCTCGGCCGCCGAGACCTCGTCCGAGCAGGCGGAGGTCATTTTGCGAGCCGGTCAGAGTCTGGCCAGCTTGCAGCAACCGGTCGGGGCCGATGAGAACGGCGAACTGGGGGATTTGATCGAAGCAAGCCACAGTGAGCGGCCCGAGCGGAACACCGATCTGCGGATGTTGAATCAACGCTTGCATCGGATCCTGGAGGAGCGACTCAGTTGGCGCGAACGCGAGATCCTGAAGATGCGGTTCGGCCTGGGCGATGGCCACGAATACACGCTCACCGAAGTCTCCCAGGTGTTTCGTGTCTCGCGGGAACGCGTCCGACAAATCGAAAACCGGGCGCTCAAGAAACTCGCCGAAGGTGGTTCCAACGCCCAACTGATCGGTTTCGTCGACTGA
- a CDS encoding CBS domain-containing protein translates to MHTETTPTAREIMNTHVLCVEPEMLLGDIVSFMLKHKISNVPVVRHDINVKHLLGFISEGDCLEFLANEMFYGNPSPTQTATTIMKKHPTCVGPGTDVFALTSIFMSHQFRHLPVIDQDQNLLGIISRRDILRALDEFYRMWNRASDRERFPVDVHKIMNHRFIVTG, encoded by the coding sequence ATGCATACCGAAACGACTCCGACGGCCCGCGAAATCATGAACACGCATGTCCTTTGCGTCGAACCCGAGATGTTGCTCGGTGACATCGTGTCGTTCATGCTCAAACACAAGATTTCCAACGTGCCGGTGGTCCGACACGACATCAACGTGAAGCACTTGTTGGGCTTCATTTCCGAAGGCGATTGCTTGGAATTCTTGGCCAACGAGATGTTTTACGGCAATCCGAGTCCCACCCAGACGGCGACGACGATCATGAAGAAACACCCGACTTGCGTCGGCCCCGGCACCGACGTGTTCGCGTTGACGTCGATTTTCATGAGTCACCAATTTCGTCATCTGCCCGTGATCGACCAAGATCAAAACCTGTTGGGCATCATCAGCCGCCGCGATATCCTGCGCGCCCTCGATGAATTCTATCGCATGTGGAATCGCGCCAGCGATCGCGAGCGGTTCCCCGTCGACGTCCACAAGATCATGAATCACCGCTTCATCGTGACCGGTTGA
- a CDS encoding PAC2 family protein, which yields MSEEHKPKRPWMVAVWPGMGHVAISAGYYLMAKLGMQYLGEFTSNGLFDVDYAIIRSGIVQKTQRPRSRFFIWKAPEGKRDIIVFIGEAQPPQGKFEFCEKLIDFARDQGVERIFTFAAMATEMLPEHDSRLFGAATDKATLQELDRPEVRYLDEGHIAGLNGVLLAAAADKGMEGVCLLGEMPHVFAQLPFPKASLAVLEVFAEMAEISIDLTELKEQSVAIEKQLGELLAKFKQKMADKQSGASEEFEPEEDSEQELADADREKIEQMFAQAAEDRSKAYELKNELDRLGVFEEFEDRFLDLFKRSE from the coding sequence ATGAGCGAAGAACACAAACCGAAACGTCCCTGGATGGTCGCCGTGTGGCCGGGGATGGGACACGTCGCGATCAGCGCCGGGTATTACCTGATGGCGAAATTGGGGATGCAGTACTTGGGCGAATTCACCTCCAACGGGCTGTTTGACGTTGACTATGCGATCATCCGATCGGGCATCGTGCAAAAGACACAGCGGCCGCGCAGTCGTTTCTTCATCTGGAAGGCCCCGGAAGGCAAACGCGACATCATCGTCTTCATCGGCGAAGCTCAGCCGCCGCAAGGCAAGTTCGAATTCTGTGAAAAGCTGATTGATTTCGCCCGCGATCAGGGCGTCGAGCGGATCTTTACGTTCGCGGCGATGGCGACCGAAATGCTGCCTGAACATGATTCACGTCTGTTCGGGGCCGCCACGGACAAGGCGACCTTGCAGGAACTCGATCGCCCCGAGGTCCGCTACTTAGACGAAGGCCACATCGCTGGCCTGAACGGGGTGCTGCTGGCCGCCGCGGCCGACAAGGGCATGGAGGGGGTTTGTCTGCTGGGCGAAATGCCACACGTGTTCGCCCAATTGCCGTTCCCCAAAGCCTCTCTGGCGGTGTTGGAGGTGTTTGCCGAGATGGCAGAAATCTCGATCGATTTGACGGAGCTAAAAGAACAGTCCGTCGCGATCGAAAAACAGCTGGGAGAATTACTCGCCAAGTTCAAACAGAAAATGGCCGACAAGCAGTCCGGAGCGTCGGAAGAATTCGAGCCGGAAGAGGATTCCGAACAGGAGCTTGCAGACGCCGATCGGGAAAAGATCGAGCAGATGTTTGCCCAAGCCGCCGAGGATCGCTCGAAAGCCTACGAACTGAAGAATGAACTCGATCGCCTGGGAGTGTTCGAGGAATTCGAAGATCGGTTCCTGGATCTGTTCAAGCGATCGGAATAG
- a CDS encoding Sec-independent protein translocase subunit TatA/TatB, translating into MMVIGVIAVVLFGGNLPDVARKAGTIYREFRSRLNEVQREFRAAEYEATKALNPYEPSKAESEEDDEPSEPAAPKFTPPS; encoded by the coding sequence ATGATGGTGATCGGCGTGATCGCGGTCGTCCTGTTCGGCGGCAATCTGCCCGACGTGGCGCGCAAAGCCGGCACGATCTACCGTGAATTCCGCAGCCGTCTGAACGAGGTCCAGCGCGAATTCCGCGCCGCCGAGTACGAGGCGACCAAGGCGCTCAACCCCTACGAACCGTCGAAGGCGGAAAGCGAGGAGGATGACGAACCGTCCGAGCCGGCAGCGCCAAAATTCACGCCGCCATCCTGA
- the tatA gene encoding twin-arginine translocase TatA/TatE family subunit, with amino-acid sequence MSVCAFASGLLAIGFPGMPEMLIVLFLALLLFGGAKLPSLMRNLGKSANEFKRGMNESADDDELSDKKSDE; translated from the coding sequence ATGTCTGTATGTGCATTTGCAAGCGGCCTGTTGGCGATCGGATTTCCGGGCATGCCGGAAATGTTGATCGTGCTGTTTCTGGCCCTGTTGCTGTTCGGCGGTGCCAAATTGCCTAGCTTGATGCGGAACCTGGGCAAGAGTGCCAACGAGTTCAAACGCGGCATGAATGAGTCGGCCGACGATGATGAACTGTCCGACAAGAAATCGGACGAATAG
- a CDS encoding TIGR03067 domain-containing protein, which translates to MRFVSAVLGLCLVATLILTSPACAAESDMERLQGDWTAEVETDSGKKKATLTVAGKKIRFDGPDGREWYEGTFDIDEEAKPKRISVLINDCPIDEFKKQTVEGIYTLDADRWTVCATAPGAPEGPSGFDDEKARTIVFKKAK; encoded by the coding sequence ATGCGTTTTGTTTCTGCTGTACTTGGACTGTGTTTGGTCGCGACGTTGATCTTGACTTCCCCTGCCTGCGCCGCCGAGTCGGACATGGAGCGATTGCAGGGGGACTGGACGGCCGAAGTGGAAACCGACAGCGGTAAGAAAAAGGCGACGCTGACCGTCGCGGGCAAGAAAATCCGGTTCGACGGGCCTGACGGCCGCGAGTGGTATGAAGGCACCTTTGACATCGACGAAGAAGCCAAGCCCAAACGGATCTCGGTGCTGATCAACGATTGCCCCATCGACGAGTTCAAAAAGCAAACCGTCGAAGGCATCTACACGCTGGACGCCGACAGATGGACCGTCTGTGCGACCGCCCCGGGCGCCCCCGAAGGCCCCTCGGGATTCGACGACGAAAAAGCCCGGACGATCGTGTTCAAGAAAGCAAAGTAG